Proteins encoded together in one Prionailurus viverrinus isolate Anna chromosome B1, UM_Priviv_1.0, whole genome shotgun sequence window:
- the YTHDC1 gene encoding YTH domain-containing protein 1 isoform X6 — protein sequence MAADSREEKDGELNVLDDILTEVPEQDDELYNPESEQDKNEKKGSKRKSDRMESTDIKRQKPSLHSRQLISKPLSSSVSNNKRIVSTKGKSVAEYKNEEYQRSERSKRLEADRKIRLSSSASREPYKSQPEKTCLRKRDPERRTKSPTPDGSERIGLEVDRRASRSSQSSKEEVNSEEYGSDHETGSSGSSDEQGNNTENEEEGVEDVEEDEEVEEDAEEDEEVDEDGEEEEEEEEEEEEEEEEEEEEEEEYEQDERDQKEEGNDYDTRSEASDSDSESVSFTDGSVRSGSGTDGSDEKKKERKRARGISPIVFDRSGSSASESYADQTSKLKYVLQDARFFLIKSNNHENVSLAKAKGVWSTLPVNEKKLNAAFRSARSVILIFSVRESGKFQGFARLSSESHHGGSPIHWVLPAGMNAKMLGGVFKIDWICRRELPFTKSAHLTNPWNEHKPVKIGRDGQEIELECGTQLCLLFPPDESIDLYQVIHKMRHKRRMHSQPRSRGRPSRREPVRDVGRRRPEDYDIHNSRKKPRIDYAPEFHQRPGYLKDPRYQEVDRRFSGVRRDVFLNGSYNDYVREFHNMGPPPPWQGMAPYPGMEQPPHHPYYQHHAPPPQAHPPYSGHHPVPHEARYRDKRVHDYDMRVDDFLRRTQAVVSGRRSRPRERDRERERDRPRDNRRDRERDRGRDRERERERLCDRDRDRGERGRYRR from the exons ATGGAGAACTTAATGTTCTAGATGACATTTTGACTGAAGTACCAGAACAGGATGATGAACTGTATAATCCAGAGAGTGAACAAGATAAAAACGAGAAAAAGG gatcaaaaagaaaaagtgaccGAATGGAATCTACTGACATCAAGCGCCAAAAGCCTTCTCTTCATTCAAGACAGTTGATTTCTAAGCCACTGAGCTCATCTGTCAGCAATAACAAAAGAATAGTTAGTACCAAGGGAAAGTCAGTTGCAGAGTATAAAAATGAGGAATATCAAAGATCTGAAAGAAGCAAGCGTCTAGAAGCTGATCGGAAGATTCGTTTGTCAAGCAGTGCTTCTAGAGAACCTTACAAGAGTCAGCCTGAAAAAACTTGTCTCCGGAAAAGGGATCCCGAAAGGAGGACCAAATCCCCTACACCAGATGGTTCTGAG AGAATTGGGCTTGAAGTGGATAGACGTGCAAGCAGATCCAGCCAATCTTCTAAGGAAGAAGTTAACTCTGAAGAATATGGCTCTGACCATGAGACTGGCAGCAGTGGTTCTTCTGATGAGCAAGGCAACAACACTGAGaatgaggaggaaggggtggaagATGTGGAAGAAGATGAAGAGGTAGAAGAAGATGCGGAGGAAGATGAAGAAGTGGACGAagatggagaagaggaggaggaggaggaggaggaagaggaggaggaagaagaggaggaggaggaggaagaagaagaatatgAACAGGATGAGAGAGaccagaaggaagagggaaatgatTATGACACTCGAAGTGAAGCTAGCGACTCTGATTCTGAATCCGTTTCCTTCACAGATGGATCTGTCAGATCTGGTTCAGGCACAGATGGATCAG atgagaaaaagaaggaaaggaagagagctaGAGGCATCTCTCCAATTGTTTTTGATAGAAGTGGAAGCTCTGCATCAGAGTCCTATGCAG atcAAACCAGTAAACTCAAATATGTCCTACAGGATGCAAGATTTTTTCTCATAAAGAGTAACAACCATGAGAATGTGTCTCTTGCCAAAGCTAAG GGTGTTTGGTCCACGCTGCCAGtaaatgagaagaaattaaatgCTGCATTCAGATCTGCAAGGAGTGTTATCTTAATATTTTCTGTCAGAGAGAGTGGAAAATTTCAAG GATTTGCAAGACTTTCTTCAGAGTCACATCATGGAGGATCTCCTATACATTGGGTGCTTCCAGCAGGAATGAATGCTAAAATGTTGGGAGGAGTTTTTAAAATTGACTGGATTTGCAG GCGTGAATTACCCTTCACTAAGTCAGCTCATCTCACCAATCCTTGGAATGAACATAAGCCAGTAAAGATTGGACGTGATGGACAG GAAATTGAACTTGAATGTGGAACCCAGCTTTGTCTTCTATTTCCCCCCGATGAAAGTATTGACTTGTATCAGGTCATTCATAAAATGCGTCACAAGAGAAGAATGCATTCTCAGCCCCGATCAAGAGGACGTCCATCCCGTCGAGAACCAGTCCGGGATGTGGGAAG GCGTCGACCAGAAGATTATGATATTCATAACAGCAGAAAGAAACCAAGGATTGACTATGCCCCTGAGTTTCACCAGAGACCAG GGTATTTAAAGGATCCACGATACCAGGAAGTAGACAG ACGATTTTCAGGAGTTCGCCGAGATGTGTTTTTAAATGGG tcctACAATGATTATGTGAGGGAATTTCATAACATGGGACCACCACCACCTTGGCAAGgaatg GCTCCTTATCCTGGAATGGAACAACCTCCACACCATCCTTACTATCAGCACCATGCTCCACCTCCTCAAGCTCATCCCCCTTACTCAGGACATCACCCAGTACCACATGAAGCAAGATACAGAGATAAACGAGTA cATGATTATGACATGAGAGTGGATGATTTCCTTCGTCGCACACAAGCTGTTGTCAGTGGTCGGAGAAGTAGACCCCGTGAAAGAGATCGGGAGCGGGAGCGAGACCGCCCTAGAGAtaacagaagagacagagaacgagATAGAGGAcgtgatagagagagagaaagagagcgattGTGTGACCGGGACAGAGACCGAGGGGAGAGAGGTCGATATAGAAGATAA
- the YTHDC1 gene encoding YTH domain-containing protein 1 isoform X2, with protein MAADSREEKEDYQDCSSWLLSDGELNVLDDILTEVPEQDDELYNPESEQDKNEKKGSKRKSDRMESTDIKRQKPSLHSRQLISKPLSSSVSNNKRIVSTKGKSVAEYKNEEYQRSERSKRLEADRKIRLSSSASREPYKSQPEKTCLRKRDPERRTKSPTPDGSERIGLEVDRRASRSSQSSKEEVNSEEYGSDHETGSSGSSDEQGNNTENEEEGVEDVEEDEEVEEDAEEDEEVDEDGEEEEEEEEEEEEEEEEEEEEEEEYEQDERDQKEEGNDYDTRSEASDSDSESVSFTDGSVRSGSGTDGSDEKKKERKRARGISPIVFDRSGSSASESYAGSEKKHEKLSSSVRAVRKDQTSKLKYVLQDARFFLIKSNNHENVSLAKAKGVWSTLPVNEKKLNAAFRSARSVILIFSVRESGKFQGFARLSSESHHGGSPIHWVLPAGMNAKMLGGVFKIDWICRRELPFTKSAHLTNPWNEHKPVKIGRDGQEIELECGTQLCLLFPPDESIDLYQVIHKMRHKRRMHSQPRSRGRPSRREPVRDVGRRRPEDYDIHNSRKKPRIDYAPEFHQRPGYLKDPRYQEVDRRFSGVRRDVFLNGSYNDYVREFHNMGPPPPWQGMAPYPGMEQPPHHPYYQHHAPPPQAHPPYSGHHPVPHEARYRDKRVHDYDMRVDDFLRRTQAVVSGRRSRPRERDRERERDRPRDNRRDRERDRGRDRERERERLCDRDRDRGERGRYRR; from the exons AAGACTATCAGGACTGCTCCAGCTGGTTGCTTTCAG ATGGAGAACTTAATGTTCTAGATGACATTTTGACTGAAGTACCAGAACAGGATGATGAACTGTATAATCCAGAGAGTGAACAAGATAAAAACGAGAAAAAGG gatcaaaaagaaaaagtgaccGAATGGAATCTACTGACATCAAGCGCCAAAAGCCTTCTCTTCATTCAAGACAGTTGATTTCTAAGCCACTGAGCTCATCTGTCAGCAATAACAAAAGAATAGTTAGTACCAAGGGAAAGTCAGTTGCAGAGTATAAAAATGAGGAATATCAAAGATCTGAAAGAAGCAAGCGTCTAGAAGCTGATCGGAAGATTCGTTTGTCAAGCAGTGCTTCTAGAGAACCTTACAAGAGTCAGCCTGAAAAAACTTGTCTCCGGAAAAGGGATCCCGAAAGGAGGACCAAATCCCCTACACCAGATGGTTCTGAG AGAATTGGGCTTGAAGTGGATAGACGTGCAAGCAGATCCAGCCAATCTTCTAAGGAAGAAGTTAACTCTGAAGAATATGGCTCTGACCATGAGACTGGCAGCAGTGGTTCTTCTGATGAGCAAGGCAACAACACTGAGaatgaggaggaaggggtggaagATGTGGAAGAAGATGAAGAGGTAGAAGAAGATGCGGAGGAAGATGAAGAAGTGGACGAagatggagaagaggaggaggaggaggaggaggaagaggaggaggaagaagaggaggaggaggaggaagaagaagaatatgAACAGGATGAGAGAGaccagaaggaagagggaaatgatTATGACACTCGAAGTGAAGCTAGCGACTCTGATTCTGAATCCGTTTCCTTCACAGATGGATCTGTCAGATCTGGTTCAGGCACAGATGGATCAG atgagaaaaagaaggaaaggaagagagctaGAGGCATCTCTCCAATTGTTTTTGATAGAAGTGGAAGCTCTGCATCAGAGTCCTATGCAG GTTCAGAAAAGAAGCATGAGAAATTATCATCTTCCGTTCGTGCTGTCCGAAAAG atcAAACCAGTAAACTCAAATATGTCCTACAGGATGCAAGATTTTTTCTCATAAAGAGTAACAACCATGAGAATGTGTCTCTTGCCAAAGCTAAG GGTGTTTGGTCCACGCTGCCAGtaaatgagaagaaattaaatgCTGCATTCAGATCTGCAAGGAGTGTTATCTTAATATTTTCTGTCAGAGAGAGTGGAAAATTTCAAG GATTTGCAAGACTTTCTTCAGAGTCACATCATGGAGGATCTCCTATACATTGGGTGCTTCCAGCAGGAATGAATGCTAAAATGTTGGGAGGAGTTTTTAAAATTGACTGGATTTGCAG GCGTGAATTACCCTTCACTAAGTCAGCTCATCTCACCAATCCTTGGAATGAACATAAGCCAGTAAAGATTGGACGTGATGGACAG GAAATTGAACTTGAATGTGGAACCCAGCTTTGTCTTCTATTTCCCCCCGATGAAAGTATTGACTTGTATCAGGTCATTCATAAAATGCGTCACAAGAGAAGAATGCATTCTCAGCCCCGATCAAGAGGACGTCCATCCCGTCGAGAACCAGTCCGGGATGTGGGAAG GCGTCGACCAGAAGATTATGATATTCATAACAGCAGAAAGAAACCAAGGATTGACTATGCCCCTGAGTTTCACCAGAGACCAG GGTATTTAAAGGATCCACGATACCAGGAAGTAGACAG ACGATTTTCAGGAGTTCGCCGAGATGTGTTTTTAAATGGG tcctACAATGATTATGTGAGGGAATTTCATAACATGGGACCACCACCACCTTGGCAAGgaatg GCTCCTTATCCTGGAATGGAACAACCTCCACACCATCCTTACTATCAGCACCATGCTCCACCTCCTCAAGCTCATCCCCCTTACTCAGGACATCACCCAGTACCACATGAAGCAAGATACAGAGATAAACGAGTA cATGATTATGACATGAGAGTGGATGATTTCCTTCGTCGCACACAAGCTGTTGTCAGTGGTCGGAGAAGTAGACCCCGTGAAAGAGATCGGGAGCGGGAGCGAGACCGCCCTAGAGAtaacagaagagacagagaacgagATAGAGGAcgtgatagagagagagaaagagagcgattGTGTGACCGGGACAGAGACCGAGGGGAGAGAGGTCGATATAGAAGATAA
- the YTHDC1 gene encoding YTH domain-containing protein 1 isoform X3, giving the protein MAADSREEKDGELNVLDDILTEVPEQDDELYNPESEQDKNEKKGSKRKSDRMESTDIKRQKPSLHSRQLISKPLSSSVSNNKRIVSTKGKSVAEYKNEEYQRSERSKRLEADRKIRLSSSASREPYKSQPEKTCLRKRDPERRTKSPTPDGSERIGLEVDRRASRSSQSSKEEVNSEEYGSDHETGSSGSSDEQGNNTENEEEGVEDVEEDEEVEEDAEEDEEVDEDGEEEEEEEEEEEEEEEEEEEEEEEYEQDERDQKEEGNDYDTRSEASDSDSESVSFTDGSVRSGSGTDGSDEKKKERKRARGISPIVFDRSGSSASESYAGSEKKHEKLSSSVRAVRKDQTSKLKYVLQDARFFLIKSNNHENVSLAKAKGVWSTLPVNEKKLNAAFRSARSVILIFSVRESGKFQGFARLSSESHHGGSPIHWVLPAGMNAKMLGGVFKIDWICRRELPFTKSAHLTNPWNEHKPVKIGRDGQEIELECGTQLCLLFPPDESIDLYQVIHKMRHKRRMHSQPRSRGRPSRREPVRDVGRRRPEDYDIHNSRKKPRIDYAPEFHQRPGYLKDPRYQEVDSFTNLIPNRRFSGVRRDVFLNGSYNDYVREFHNMGPPPPWQGMAPYPGMEQPPHHPYYQHHAPPPQAHPPYSGHHPVPHEARYRDKRVHDYDMRVDDFLRRTQAVVSGRRSRPRERDRERERDRPRDNRRDRERDRGRDRERERERLCDRDRDRGERGRYRR; this is encoded by the exons ATGGAGAACTTAATGTTCTAGATGACATTTTGACTGAAGTACCAGAACAGGATGATGAACTGTATAATCCAGAGAGTGAACAAGATAAAAACGAGAAAAAGG gatcaaaaagaaaaagtgaccGAATGGAATCTACTGACATCAAGCGCCAAAAGCCTTCTCTTCATTCAAGACAGTTGATTTCTAAGCCACTGAGCTCATCTGTCAGCAATAACAAAAGAATAGTTAGTACCAAGGGAAAGTCAGTTGCAGAGTATAAAAATGAGGAATATCAAAGATCTGAAAGAAGCAAGCGTCTAGAAGCTGATCGGAAGATTCGTTTGTCAAGCAGTGCTTCTAGAGAACCTTACAAGAGTCAGCCTGAAAAAACTTGTCTCCGGAAAAGGGATCCCGAAAGGAGGACCAAATCCCCTACACCAGATGGTTCTGAG AGAATTGGGCTTGAAGTGGATAGACGTGCAAGCAGATCCAGCCAATCTTCTAAGGAAGAAGTTAACTCTGAAGAATATGGCTCTGACCATGAGACTGGCAGCAGTGGTTCTTCTGATGAGCAAGGCAACAACACTGAGaatgaggaggaaggggtggaagATGTGGAAGAAGATGAAGAGGTAGAAGAAGATGCGGAGGAAGATGAAGAAGTGGACGAagatggagaagaggaggaggaggaggaggaggaagaggaggaggaagaagaggaggaggaggaggaagaagaagaatatgAACAGGATGAGAGAGaccagaaggaagagggaaatgatTATGACACTCGAAGTGAAGCTAGCGACTCTGATTCTGAATCCGTTTCCTTCACAGATGGATCTGTCAGATCTGGTTCAGGCACAGATGGATCAG atgagaaaaagaaggaaaggaagagagctaGAGGCATCTCTCCAATTGTTTTTGATAGAAGTGGAAGCTCTGCATCAGAGTCCTATGCAG GTTCAGAAAAGAAGCATGAGAAATTATCATCTTCCGTTCGTGCTGTCCGAAAAG atcAAACCAGTAAACTCAAATATGTCCTACAGGATGCAAGATTTTTTCTCATAAAGAGTAACAACCATGAGAATGTGTCTCTTGCCAAAGCTAAG GGTGTTTGGTCCACGCTGCCAGtaaatgagaagaaattaaatgCTGCATTCAGATCTGCAAGGAGTGTTATCTTAATATTTTCTGTCAGAGAGAGTGGAAAATTTCAAG GATTTGCAAGACTTTCTTCAGAGTCACATCATGGAGGATCTCCTATACATTGGGTGCTTCCAGCAGGAATGAATGCTAAAATGTTGGGAGGAGTTTTTAAAATTGACTGGATTTGCAG GCGTGAATTACCCTTCACTAAGTCAGCTCATCTCACCAATCCTTGGAATGAACATAAGCCAGTAAAGATTGGACGTGATGGACAG GAAATTGAACTTGAATGTGGAACCCAGCTTTGTCTTCTATTTCCCCCCGATGAAAGTATTGACTTGTATCAGGTCATTCATAAAATGCGTCACAAGAGAAGAATGCATTCTCAGCCCCGATCAAGAGGACGTCCATCCCGTCGAGAACCAGTCCGGGATGTGGGAAG GCGTCGACCAGAAGATTATGATATTCATAACAGCAGAAAGAAACCAAGGATTGACTATGCCCCTGAGTTTCACCAGAGACCAG GGTATTTAAAGGATCCACGATACCAGGAAGTAGACAG TTTCACAAATCTTATTCCCAACAGACGATTTTCAGGAGTTCGCCGAGATGTGTTTTTAAATGGG tcctACAATGATTATGTGAGGGAATTTCATAACATGGGACCACCACCACCTTGGCAAGgaatg GCTCCTTATCCTGGAATGGAACAACCTCCACACCATCCTTACTATCAGCACCATGCTCCACCTCCTCAAGCTCATCCCCCTTACTCAGGACATCACCCAGTACCACATGAAGCAAGATACAGAGATAAACGAGTA cATGATTATGACATGAGAGTGGATGATTTCCTTCGTCGCACACAAGCTGTTGTCAGTGGTCGGAGAAGTAGACCCCGTGAAAGAGATCGGGAGCGGGAGCGAGACCGCCCTAGAGAtaacagaagagacagagaacgagATAGAGGAcgtgatagagagagagaaagagagcgattGTGTGACCGGGACAGAGACCGAGGGGAGAGAGGTCGATATAGAAGATAA
- the YTHDC1 gene encoding YTH domain-containing protein 1 isoform X1: MAADSREEKEDYQDCSSWLLSDGELNVLDDILTEVPEQDDELYNPESEQDKNEKKGSKRKSDRMESTDIKRQKPSLHSRQLISKPLSSSVSNNKRIVSTKGKSVAEYKNEEYQRSERSKRLEADRKIRLSSSASREPYKSQPEKTCLRKRDPERRTKSPTPDGSERIGLEVDRRASRSSQSSKEEVNSEEYGSDHETGSSGSSDEQGNNTENEEEGVEDVEEDEEVEEDAEEDEEVDEDGEEEEEEEEEEEEEEEEEEEEEEEYEQDERDQKEEGNDYDTRSEASDSDSESVSFTDGSVRSGSGTDGSDEKKKERKRARGISPIVFDRSGSSASESYAGSEKKHEKLSSSVRAVRKDQTSKLKYVLQDARFFLIKSNNHENVSLAKAKGVWSTLPVNEKKLNAAFRSARSVILIFSVRESGKFQGFARLSSESHHGGSPIHWVLPAGMNAKMLGGVFKIDWICRRELPFTKSAHLTNPWNEHKPVKIGRDGQEIELECGTQLCLLFPPDESIDLYQVIHKMRHKRRMHSQPRSRGRPSRREPVRDVGRRRPEDYDIHNSRKKPRIDYAPEFHQRPGYLKDPRYQEVDSFTNLIPNRRFSGVRRDVFLNGSYNDYVREFHNMGPPPPWQGMAPYPGMEQPPHHPYYQHHAPPPQAHPPYSGHHPVPHEARYRDKRVHDYDMRVDDFLRRTQAVVSGRRSRPRERDRERERDRPRDNRRDRERDRGRDRERERERLCDRDRDRGERGRYRR, from the exons AAGACTATCAGGACTGCTCCAGCTGGTTGCTTTCAG ATGGAGAACTTAATGTTCTAGATGACATTTTGACTGAAGTACCAGAACAGGATGATGAACTGTATAATCCAGAGAGTGAACAAGATAAAAACGAGAAAAAGG gatcaaaaagaaaaagtgaccGAATGGAATCTACTGACATCAAGCGCCAAAAGCCTTCTCTTCATTCAAGACAGTTGATTTCTAAGCCACTGAGCTCATCTGTCAGCAATAACAAAAGAATAGTTAGTACCAAGGGAAAGTCAGTTGCAGAGTATAAAAATGAGGAATATCAAAGATCTGAAAGAAGCAAGCGTCTAGAAGCTGATCGGAAGATTCGTTTGTCAAGCAGTGCTTCTAGAGAACCTTACAAGAGTCAGCCTGAAAAAACTTGTCTCCGGAAAAGGGATCCCGAAAGGAGGACCAAATCCCCTACACCAGATGGTTCTGAG AGAATTGGGCTTGAAGTGGATAGACGTGCAAGCAGATCCAGCCAATCTTCTAAGGAAGAAGTTAACTCTGAAGAATATGGCTCTGACCATGAGACTGGCAGCAGTGGTTCTTCTGATGAGCAAGGCAACAACACTGAGaatgaggaggaaggggtggaagATGTGGAAGAAGATGAAGAGGTAGAAGAAGATGCGGAGGAAGATGAAGAAGTGGACGAagatggagaagaggaggaggaggaggaggaggaagaggaggaggaagaagaggaggaggaggaggaagaagaagaatatgAACAGGATGAGAGAGaccagaaggaagagggaaatgatTATGACACTCGAAGTGAAGCTAGCGACTCTGATTCTGAATCCGTTTCCTTCACAGATGGATCTGTCAGATCTGGTTCAGGCACAGATGGATCAG atgagaaaaagaaggaaaggaagagagctaGAGGCATCTCTCCAATTGTTTTTGATAGAAGTGGAAGCTCTGCATCAGAGTCCTATGCAG GTTCAGAAAAGAAGCATGAGAAATTATCATCTTCCGTTCGTGCTGTCCGAAAAG atcAAACCAGTAAACTCAAATATGTCCTACAGGATGCAAGATTTTTTCTCATAAAGAGTAACAACCATGAGAATGTGTCTCTTGCCAAAGCTAAG GGTGTTTGGTCCACGCTGCCAGtaaatgagaagaaattaaatgCTGCATTCAGATCTGCAAGGAGTGTTATCTTAATATTTTCTGTCAGAGAGAGTGGAAAATTTCAAG GATTTGCAAGACTTTCTTCAGAGTCACATCATGGAGGATCTCCTATACATTGGGTGCTTCCAGCAGGAATGAATGCTAAAATGTTGGGAGGAGTTTTTAAAATTGACTGGATTTGCAG GCGTGAATTACCCTTCACTAAGTCAGCTCATCTCACCAATCCTTGGAATGAACATAAGCCAGTAAAGATTGGACGTGATGGACAG GAAATTGAACTTGAATGTGGAACCCAGCTTTGTCTTCTATTTCCCCCCGATGAAAGTATTGACTTGTATCAGGTCATTCATAAAATGCGTCACAAGAGAAGAATGCATTCTCAGCCCCGATCAAGAGGACGTCCATCCCGTCGAGAACCAGTCCGGGATGTGGGAAG GCGTCGACCAGAAGATTATGATATTCATAACAGCAGAAAGAAACCAAGGATTGACTATGCCCCTGAGTTTCACCAGAGACCAG GGTATTTAAAGGATCCACGATACCAGGAAGTAGACAG TTTCACAAATCTTATTCCCAACAGACGATTTTCAGGAGTTCGCCGAGATGTGTTTTTAAATGGG tcctACAATGATTATGTGAGGGAATTTCATAACATGGGACCACCACCACCTTGGCAAGgaatg GCTCCTTATCCTGGAATGGAACAACCTCCACACCATCCTTACTATCAGCACCATGCTCCACCTCCTCAAGCTCATCCCCCTTACTCAGGACATCACCCAGTACCACATGAAGCAAGATACAGAGATAAACGAGTA cATGATTATGACATGAGAGTGGATGATTTCCTTCGTCGCACACAAGCTGTTGTCAGTGGTCGGAGAAGTAGACCCCGTGAAAGAGATCGGGAGCGGGAGCGAGACCGCCCTAGAGAtaacagaagagacagagaacgagATAGAGGAcgtgatagagagagagaaagagagcgattGTGTGACCGGGACAGAGACCGAGGGGAGAGAGGTCGATATAGAAGATAA
- the YTHDC1 gene encoding YTH domain-containing protein 1 isoform X4: MAADSREEKEDYQDCSSWLLSDGELNVLDDILTEVPEQDDELYNPESEQDKNEKKGSKRKSDRMESTDIKRQKPSLHSRQLISKPLSSSVSNNKRIVSTKGKSVAEYKNEEYQRSERSKRLEADRKIRLSSSASREPYKSQPEKTCLRKRDPERRTKSPTPDGSERIGLEVDRRASRSSQSSKEEVNSEEYGSDHETGSSGSSDEQGNNTENEEEGVEDVEEDEEVEEDAEEDEEVDEDGEEEEEEEEEEEEEEEEEEEEEEEYEQDERDQKEEGNDYDTRSEASDSDSESVSFTDGSVRSGSGTDGSDEKKKERKRARGISPIVFDRSGSSASESYADQTSKLKYVLQDARFFLIKSNNHENVSLAKAKGVWSTLPVNEKKLNAAFRSARSVILIFSVRESGKFQGFARLSSESHHGGSPIHWVLPAGMNAKMLGGVFKIDWICRRELPFTKSAHLTNPWNEHKPVKIGRDGQEIELECGTQLCLLFPPDESIDLYQVIHKMRHKRRMHSQPRSRGRPSRREPVRDVGRRRPEDYDIHNSRKKPRIDYAPEFHQRPGYLKDPRYQEVDSFTNLIPNRRFSGVRRDVFLNGSYNDYVREFHNMGPPPPWQGMAPYPGMEQPPHHPYYQHHAPPPQAHPPYSGHHPVPHEARYRDKRVHDYDMRVDDFLRRTQAVVSGRRSRPRERDRERERDRPRDNRRDRERDRGRDRERERERLCDRDRDRGERGRYRR, translated from the exons AAGACTATCAGGACTGCTCCAGCTGGTTGCTTTCAG ATGGAGAACTTAATGTTCTAGATGACATTTTGACTGAAGTACCAGAACAGGATGATGAACTGTATAATCCAGAGAGTGAACAAGATAAAAACGAGAAAAAGG gatcaaaaagaaaaagtgaccGAATGGAATCTACTGACATCAAGCGCCAAAAGCCTTCTCTTCATTCAAGACAGTTGATTTCTAAGCCACTGAGCTCATCTGTCAGCAATAACAAAAGAATAGTTAGTACCAAGGGAAAGTCAGTTGCAGAGTATAAAAATGAGGAATATCAAAGATCTGAAAGAAGCAAGCGTCTAGAAGCTGATCGGAAGATTCGTTTGTCAAGCAGTGCTTCTAGAGAACCTTACAAGAGTCAGCCTGAAAAAACTTGTCTCCGGAAAAGGGATCCCGAAAGGAGGACCAAATCCCCTACACCAGATGGTTCTGAG AGAATTGGGCTTGAAGTGGATAGACGTGCAAGCAGATCCAGCCAATCTTCTAAGGAAGAAGTTAACTCTGAAGAATATGGCTCTGACCATGAGACTGGCAGCAGTGGTTCTTCTGATGAGCAAGGCAACAACACTGAGaatgaggaggaaggggtggaagATGTGGAAGAAGATGAAGAGGTAGAAGAAGATGCGGAGGAAGATGAAGAAGTGGACGAagatggagaagaggaggaggaggaggaggaggaagaggaggaggaagaagaggaggaggaggaggaagaagaagaatatgAACAGGATGAGAGAGaccagaaggaagagggaaatgatTATGACACTCGAAGTGAAGCTAGCGACTCTGATTCTGAATCCGTTTCCTTCACAGATGGATCTGTCAGATCTGGTTCAGGCACAGATGGATCAG atgagaaaaagaaggaaaggaagagagctaGAGGCATCTCTCCAATTGTTTTTGATAGAAGTGGAAGCTCTGCATCAGAGTCCTATGCAG atcAAACCAGTAAACTCAAATATGTCCTACAGGATGCAAGATTTTTTCTCATAAAGAGTAACAACCATGAGAATGTGTCTCTTGCCAAAGCTAAG GGTGTTTGGTCCACGCTGCCAGtaaatgagaagaaattaaatgCTGCATTCAGATCTGCAAGGAGTGTTATCTTAATATTTTCTGTCAGAGAGAGTGGAAAATTTCAAG GATTTGCAAGACTTTCTTCAGAGTCACATCATGGAGGATCTCCTATACATTGGGTGCTTCCAGCAGGAATGAATGCTAAAATGTTGGGAGGAGTTTTTAAAATTGACTGGATTTGCAG GCGTGAATTACCCTTCACTAAGTCAGCTCATCTCACCAATCCTTGGAATGAACATAAGCCAGTAAAGATTGGACGTGATGGACAG GAAATTGAACTTGAATGTGGAACCCAGCTTTGTCTTCTATTTCCCCCCGATGAAAGTATTGACTTGTATCAGGTCATTCATAAAATGCGTCACAAGAGAAGAATGCATTCTCAGCCCCGATCAAGAGGACGTCCATCCCGTCGAGAACCAGTCCGGGATGTGGGAAG GCGTCGACCAGAAGATTATGATATTCATAACAGCAGAAAGAAACCAAGGATTGACTATGCCCCTGAGTTTCACCAGAGACCAG GGTATTTAAAGGATCCACGATACCAGGAAGTAGACAG TTTCACAAATCTTATTCCCAACAGACGATTTTCAGGAGTTCGCCGAGATGTGTTTTTAAATGGG tcctACAATGATTATGTGAGGGAATTTCATAACATGGGACCACCACCACCTTGGCAAGgaatg GCTCCTTATCCTGGAATGGAACAACCTCCACACCATCCTTACTATCAGCACCATGCTCCACCTCCTCAAGCTCATCCCCCTTACTCAGGACATCACCCAGTACCACATGAAGCAAGATACAGAGATAAACGAGTA cATGATTATGACATGAGAGTGGATGATTTCCTTCGTCGCACACAAGCTGTTGTCAGTGGTCGGAGAAGTAGACCCCGTGAAAGAGATCGGGAGCGGGAGCGAGACCGCCCTAGAGAtaacagaagagacagagaacgagATAGAGGAcgtgatagagagagagaaagagagcgattGTGTGACCGGGACAGAGACCGAGGGGAGAGAGGTCGATATAGAAGATAA